The Scyliorhinus canicula chromosome 13, sScyCan1.1, whole genome shotgun sequence genome contains a region encoding:
- the LOC119975935 gene encoding extracellular calcium-sensing receptor-like produces the protein MIFAIKEINQDPTILPNITLGYRIHDSCASPSQALKAALTLMNGQEKHIPEFNCKADSPIPAIIGESGSSQSITIARAVASFGISMVSYFSTCACLSNKQEYPTFFRTVPSDLFQAKALAQLVEHFGWTWIGTIGGDNEYGRYGIQAFRELVEQAGVCIAFSEIVLRTYPQERILKIVDVIKLSTAKVILAFASEGDLYPLLKEIVHQNITGIQWIASEAWITATRPSTKHNFKSLGGTIGFASHKMAIPELKHFLMSLRPTAYSTGGFVNAFWEAMFGCTFNRGISVLSTKQCTGHENLLKANDSFFDVTQLRVSYNVYKAVYAIAHGLHSLLFCEDEPMGPYLCANVSNIKPWQLFQHLKEVRFTNRLGEHVYFDPNGDPTASYDIINWQENQNGLVEHVTVGYFDASAATGKQFMINEDSVVWHGNKTRVPQSVCSESCPPGTRKAVQNGQHICCFDCIPCAEGEISNTTDSLECLKCPLEYWPSDDSQRCVPKEVEFLSFEDTMGIILMTFALFGACITLIIASVFLYRKDTPIVKANNSELSFLLLFSLVLCFLCSLTFMGKPSVWSCVLRHTLFSITFVLCLSCILAKTIVVLLAFKATVPQNNPMKWFGPLQQRLIVCACTFIQILICVTWLVIAPPFPTKYLQYHNAKVILECNVGSPIAFYCVLGYIGILSCLCFVLAFLARKLPGNFNEAKLITFSMLIFCAVWLTFIPAYVSSPGKYTVAVEIFAILSSSFGLLFCIFGPKCYIILFRPEKNTKRNLMGKIPSKKL, from the exons ATGATCTTTGCAATAAAGGAGATAAACCAGGATCCGACCATCCTTCCAAATATCACGCTGGGCTACAGGATCCACGATTCCTGTGCTTCGCCATCTCAAGCCCTCAAAGCAGCCCTGACACTGATGAACGGACAAGAAAAACATATTCCAGAGTTTAATTGCAAAGCGGATTCTCCTATCCCAGCCATAATTGGAGAGTCTGGATCATCGCAGTCAATAACCATAGCAAGGGCTGTCGCATCATTTGGAATTTCAATG GTCAGCTATTTTTCTACTTGTGCATGTTTAAGCAACAAACAAGAATATCCTACATTTTTCAGAACTGTACCAAGCGATTTGTTTCAGGCCAAGGCTTTAGCTCAGCTTGTAGAACATTTTGGCTGGACTTGGATTGGGACCATTGGAGGTGACAATGAATATGGTCGATATGGAATTCAAGCATTTCGAGAGCTTGTTGAACAAGCTGGAGTCTGTATCGCTTTCTCAGAAATTGTTCTCAGAACGTATCCTCAAGAAAGAATATTGAAGATTGTAGATGTCATAAAATTGTCCACTGCAAAGGTTATCTTGGCTTTTGCTTCCGAGGGTGACCTTTACCCTTTGCTGAAGGAAATAGTCCATCAGAATATCACTGGCATTCAGTGGATAGCCAGCGAAGCTTGGATTACAGCGACAAGACCCTCCACAAAACACAATTTCAAATCTCTCGGGGGAACAATTGGATTTGCAAGTCACAAAATGGCAATACCAGAATTGAAACATTTTCTGATGAGTCTACGCCCGACAGCATATTCTACTGGCGGTTTTGTAAATGCTTTCTGGGAAGCAATGTTTGGTTGCACATTTAACAGGGGCATATCTGTGCTCAGTACCAAGCAATGCACAGGGCATGAAAACTTACTCAAGGCTAATGACTCCTTCTTTGATGTCACTCAGTTGAGAGTTTCCTACAATGTCTACAAAGCAGTCTATGCCATTGCTCATGGACTCCACAGCCTGCTATTTTGTGAAGATGAACCAATGGGACCTTATCTTTGTGCTAATGTTTCAAACATCAAGCCATGGCAG CTATTCCAGCATTTGAAAGAAGTAAGATTTACAAACCGCCTTGGAGAGCATGTATATTTTGATCCAAATGGGGATCCCACTGCATCCTATGATATTATAAACTGGCAGGAGAACCAGAATGGCTTGGTCGAACATGTAACGGTCGGCTACTTTGATGCATCCGCAGCAACAGGAAAACAGTTTATGATAAATGAAGATAGTGTTGTTTGGCATGGGAACAAAACAAGA GTGCCACAGTCAGTGTGCAGTGAAAGTTGCCCTCCTGGCACAAGGAAAGCCGTACAAAATGGACAACACATTTGCTGCTTTGACTGCATACCATGTGCTGAAGGTGAAATCAGTAATACAACAG ATTCATTAGAATGCTTGAAATGCCCACTGGAATACTGGCCCAGTGATGACAGCCAAAGGTGTGTACCGAAAGAAGTCGAGTTTCTCTCCTTTGAAGATACGATGGGGATTATCCTGATGACATTCGCATTATTTGGAGCATGCATCACTTTGATTATTGCTTCGGTATTCCTATACCGCAAAGATACCCCCATAGTTAAAGCTAACAACTCTGAACTCAGTTTTCTGTTGTTGTTTTCATTGGTACTTTGTTTTCTATGCTCACTTACATTTATGGGAAAGCCTTCAGTCTGGTCTTGTGTACTGAGGCACACATTGTTCAGCATcacctttgtcctttgtttgtccTGCATATTGGCGAAAACGATTGTCGTGCTGTTGGCATTTAAGGCAACTGTCCCCCAAAATAATCCAATGAAATGGTTTGGTCCTTTGCAACAAAGGCTCATCGTTTGTGCATGCACTTTCATCCAAATTCTGATCTGCGTCACTTGGCTTGTTATAGCTCCCCCATTCCCAACAAAATACTTGCAGTATCATAATGCAAAGGTTATTCTGGAATGCAACGTTGGGTCTCCAATAGCCTTCTACTGTGTATTAGGCTACATTGGCATTTTATCATGCTTGTGCTTTGTGTTAGCTTTTCTGGCTAGAAAGCTACCAGGCAATTTCAACGAAGCGAAGCTCATAACCTTCAGCATGCTTATCTTCTGTGCAGTGTGGTTAACGTTCATTCCAGCCTATGTAAGCTCACCTGGCAAATACACGGTTGCCGTTGAAATCTTTGCTATTTTGTCATCCAGCTTTGGTTTGCTTTTCTgcatttttggtccaaaatgctaCATTATACTGTTCAGACCAGAGAAAAACACAAAACGGAATCTGATGGGGAAAATACCTTCAAAAAAGCTTTAA